The segment AATTCGTCGTATTCGCGACGCAAGCGCAGCCGCAACGGTTTGGAGTGCAATTGATCCAATGGCATCGCGGTCTGCTGCAGGACTAAATTGCGCCGCCGAAGCATGATCACCGCGGTGCCGTGCAAGCCCCGTGCGGCGGTAAAGCTGATTGGCGATTTTAAGGCGACGCGCCCCGCAAGTTCATCCCGACCCCCTGAGGTGGCCGTGGGTTGCACCAGCAGTTCGTATCCCGCGTCTCCTTCGACTTGAAGCAACACCCCCAGACTCGTTGCCGCTTCCCAATTTGAGCTGAATTCGACGACCACCTCCGTTGCCTGCGAACTATCCGCCTTTAGCGCGATCATGGGCGATTCGCGCGTCGAGGAGTGATAAGCGAGCTCGCCGTGGTTCACGGTGACCGGAGTTGCCGCGAATCGCGATTGAGCGTTTGCAAACGGCGGCGCCAGTTCCCAATCAAGGTGCCAATCTCGAAAATGTTGCGTAAGGGCTTTGCTTAGATCAGCGGCCAAACCGGCGTCGCGGACCGTCAAAAGTTGGATCTCCGCAGAGATCTCCGTCCGGCGTTCGTCCGTGAGTCGCTCGGCGTCCAATTCACCCCGAATCATCGCCGCGGCGGCGGCCCATAAGGCCTTCCGATTCTCCACCGCGCGCGGGTGGTCGAGCGAGTCGATTTCATCGACCAGCTGTTCCTGCCCGCGCAGGGAATCTTCATTCAACCGCAGGTCCTTGAGCCGTGTTTCGAACAATCGCTCGAGCGTCGAAAGATGATCGACGCGCCTTGCTCTGAGGGCGACCGTGCTAAAGCCTGCCACGGCGACCAGCAACAGAAACAAAGAGCAGACCAAGGCGGCGGCCAGCGGATTTCGACGGCACCAGCGGATCGTCCGTTCGATATGGCCCGCCGGACGGGCCAGGATTGGCTTGCCATCCAAAAAGTGTCCCAAGTCCTCAGCCAATTTCGCCGCGCTCGCGTAGCGCCGTGAGGCATCCTTGCTCAGACACTTTAGTGCGATCGTTTCCAAGTCGCGGGGCACGGCCGGATTCAACATCCGTGGCGAAACGGGCTCCTGCGTCAAGACCTGTTGCAGCGTTTCGATCGGACTGCCAGCCTGAAACGGCGGACGGCCCGTGACGAGCGCGTATAACACCGCGCCGAGCGAATAAACGTCGGATAACCGACTGACGGCCACCAGCTTGCCAGACGCCTGTTCCGGCGGCATGTAGCTGGGCGTGCCCAAGATCTGCCCAGTGGCGGTCATGGCATCGTCGCCCGTCAATTGCTTGGCCAAACCAAAATCGGTAACGCGCGGATGGCCGGAAGCGTCGAGGAGAATATTTTGCGGTTTGAGATCACGATGGATGACGCCTCGTGAGTGGGCAAATTCCACCGCCGCGGCGACCTGCCGAACCAACTCGGCCGCCTCGCGCGCGGGCAACGGTCCGGCCCGAAGCTTGTGCATCAGGCTTTGGCCCTCGATGTATTCCATCGAGAAAAAATGCCGTCCAGCCTGCGTGCCGACCTCGAACACAGGCACGATGCCAGGGTGCAGCAGGCGACCCGCTGCGCGGGCTTCGGCGAAGAAGCGATCGACCTCTTCCTGGTGGGCAAATTCGGCGGAGCGGATCATCTTCAGCGCCACAGGCCGCTTCAGACTCGTCTGCCAAGCTTCATACACCACCCCCATTCCGCCCCTGGCGATGAACCGGCGAATCTCATAATCGCCAAACCGTTGACCGACAATCGCTTCTTCAACGATTGCGGCGCGCCTTTGCTTGATTGGATTGAGCGCGTTCGTACTGTCGACGGGCGCCTGGGACCATTTTTCAGTTTGACTGGCCTCGGACAACGCTTCCCGGATGCATTCCGCAAAGCTTGGAAACCGAGCGAGCAGTGACTCAGTCGAGATCTGTTCACCGCGACTCTTGCGATAAAAAAGCTCAAGCCGCAGCAGTTCTTCGAAAAAAAGGGCTTGTTGTGCTTCCGGCACGCGGGCCAAGAATTCTTCCAATAGGGGCGACCGCTTGGCGACCCACGCGGCCTCAAACGCATGGCACAGCCCCCTGAGCTCTGGGGTCAGAATGGATGCACCGTGCTGCTGGGATGCACCGTGCCGCTGGGATGCGTCGGCTTTTCCGTGCGCCATTGTCAGCCTCAGCTTCGCTGTGGGGGTGTCACAAAATCGCCACTGACGGCGTCGGAGTGAGCCGAAGAGCCGGCGTTCGTTATCCCCCCAAACCGAGGATCAATTTTCCCCACGTGTTGCGCCGGCGTCAACTATCGGCGAGGATCGCGACGCCGTCCGGCGGCTTAGGTGTCAGGCCTGCGAATTCTGCCAGAAAGGCGGCGAAGCGGCTCAAAGATGGCCGCGCAAGGGGAATTGGCCGTCGAGTTCGTAGCGCCGGATCTTGCGATCGAGCGTCGAACGTTCGATGCCGAGGATATTGGCCGTTTGGCTTTTGTTCCAACCGGTGGCTTGCAGGGTCGCCAGGATATGCCGCCGCTCGACCTCGTCGAGCGACATCGGTTCGAACGCTGCCGCGGCGGGCGGGGCCACATCCTGCGTGTCGCCGGCGGTCGAAAGCTTCGTGAGCATCAGGTCTTCGACATCGATCACGTCGCCACGAGTAAGCACGACCGCCCGCTCGACGACGTTTTTCAATTCGCGAACGTTGCCGGGCCAGCGGTAGGCCGTGATCTGCTCGGTGGCGGCGGGAGTGAACCCGCGCAGGCGGCGGCCCGTTTCGGCGTTGAACCGCTGCAGAAAATAATGGGCCAGGATCGGAATATCCTCCGGACGCTTTCGCAGGGCCGGGACCGTGATTTCCAGAACGTGCAGCCGGAAATACAGGTCGCGGCGGAAATGCCCTTCGGAAACGGCCCGCTCCAGATCGCGATTGGTGGCCGCGATCACGCGCACATCGACCTTGATGGCCGACGCCCCGCCGACGCGCTCGAATGGATGCCCTTCCAGCACCCGCAAGAACTTGGCTTGGATCGTGGGACTCATTTCGCCGATTTCGTCGAGCATCAGCGTGCCGCTGTCGGCCGCCTCGAATTTGCCGATTTTGCGCTCGGTGGCGCCGGTGAACGCCCCGCGCTCGTGGCCGAACAATTCGCTTTCCAGCAGGCTCTCGGTCAGCGCCGCGCAGTTCAGGCACACGAACGGTCCTTTGCGCCGCGGACTGGCGAAGTGGATCGCGCGGGCGACCAACTCTTTTCCTACGCCGCTTTCGCCGCGGATCAAGATCGTCGCCCGGCTCGGGGCCGCACGCGTCAGTTCGCGATTCACGCTGGCCATCGCCGGGCTGTTGCCGATGATTTCGCTTTCCGCGCCAAGCCGTTCGCGGAGCTGCAAATTCTCGTCGCGAATCTGGCTGAGATTTTCGGCCAGCTCCTGCCGCCGGGCCAAATTCTCGAGCGCCACGGCGACGGTGTCGGCCACGGCGAGCGTGAATTCCAAATCGTCGGGATCGGGATTGCGATCCGGATTCGTGGAATACAGGTGAATCAGGCCCGTCACTTTCGGGCCCTTTCGGATCGGAGCGCAGATCACGCTCGTGGCGTGGATTTCCCCCTTGCTGTCGCGGCTTCCGAGCGTGCTGTCGTCCAAGATGTTGCGAGCCAACACGGCTTCCCCTTCGCGGAGCACCGTGGCCGCCAAAAAGCTCGAAACGCGATGGTAGGGAAATTCTGAGTCGGTGCGCGAGGCGCTGATTTCAAGCTCGCGCTCTTCGAGTTGCTCGCCGGCCGGCCGCGGAAGCAGTAGCACGGCCCCGGCGTCGATCTGCGTCCCTTCGAATGCTCCGGCCAGCGCCAGCCGGCAGATCGAATTGATATCGGGCGCTTTGGCCAGCTCGAATGCCAGCCGGCATAACTGCGCCGCAGCCCGGCCCACCTTCGGAATCGTCGCCACTTCGTCGACGGTCGGTTCGAGAAAACGAGTTTGGCCGCGGCGATGCGTGATCGTCGTGGGTTCGTTGTCCGCAAGCACGCTGGTGGTGTCGTCGGTGGTCGCTCCGATTCCGCCAACGACCGGGCTGCGAATCGTCAGGTTCCTGAGCACGGCGCTGGAATCGGGAAACGCCTTGGCCAGATCGTGAACGAACGCCAATTGGCTCTGACCGATGCGCACCACGTCGCCGGGGTGCAAAATATAGTCGCCGTGAACGATCAATTCGCCGACCGCGGTGCCGTTGCGGCTTTCCAGATCGCGAAGAATCCAGTTCCCCTTGGAATGAAACACTTCGGCATGGGCCCGGCTGCAGCGTTCGTCTTTGACGACGATCTGGTTCGTGGGCGCCCGGCCGATCGTGGCCGCCTGTCCGGGAATGAGCCGGAACACGTCGGACCACTTCGTTCCTTCGCGGATGACGAGATACGCTACCATGTCGAGACTGGGCAGACTGCCGGGTGAAGAGCGCGATGAGCCTGCGCTGTGGGACACGCAGTCTCCACATTATCCCGCGGAGCCACCACTCCGCAAGCGAGCGGAAAAACCGGTAGCGCTCGGAAAGTGAGTTGATGGCTTGCGGCGCGGGCCTTCGTTCATGGGAAATCGTGGCACGCCGGCAAATAGGCACTGGCAAGCGCGCCGGCCACCAGGCCGAGAATCCTACTCGCGAGGATGGGCCATCGCTCGCTCGGGAAAGAAGCGCCAGTCTCTCTTCAAAACGTAGGCCGATAGGACAGCGCCAATGATCCCGGCCACAAACGACGCGACGTCACAGCAAAGCGCAATCGTCCATGCGTGCGACATTCCAGTTTTTGAACCGCCGCGTGGCATCTGCGGCTCAGCGGTGTTGGGCGTGCCCGGCATGAGGGGCATTCTAGTAGAGACGCAGGACGCCGATTTTTTGACGAACTCCGGGCTGGCGAAGCACAAAGCACCGTGGCCATATTTCATTGACGCCAAACGACTTGCGGTTACAATTGCGAGAAGCGAAAAACGCCGTTCACTCATCCAAAAAGTCGCTGAGTTAGCTGGTTTTTTAAAGTCTCAGCTCTTGCTTGCAGCGGAGTTGGTCGACACAGGATTTTTTCGGGGGAGCGCACCGCAGTGAAGCCAGTCCTCCAGGCGTTAGTTATTGCCGATCACGTTTACGAGGACAAATCAACCGGCAAGAAAGTCATTGCCGGCACATTCAACCAAATATTTTTTAATTCCCCTTTGGTGGCTGGGACGCCGCATCAGGCGGGCGCGGGAACTGGAACCCCAGTTCATAGTGGAAGGCAAGCCGGATCGCCGTACGCCTACATAAGCCTTACCGATATCCATACATCGGCACGCTTGCTACTTCGCTTTGTTTACCTGAGCGATAATCCGCCTACGGCAATATTTCAAACAGCAATCGAGGTCCGATCCCTCGACCCACTTCAAACGGTCGAGCTAACCGCGGCGCTGCCCGCGCTGCCGATCAATCGGGAGGGTGTTTACGCCTTTGAGATTCTATTCGAGGACGAATTGTTAGGGTCTTTTCGCATCGTATCAAAGGAGTTTCCAAGGCAGGGAGCATGAATCGATGAGCACCGTAGAACTGGAACGACGCGGGGACGAGATAGTTCGACTCTCGACATTAAGATGGGAGGATTTTGCACAAAAGACGGTTTTGGAGTGCAGAGTTCTTCTCTGTCCAGAGGAAATCGGCTATTCGATTCACGCCCTCGATCTTCCGGGAGTCGTGAGCCAAGGCAAGACCATAAAAGAGGCGATCGAAAACATCATTGATGCATTCGAAGGGTCTATTGCGTCTTACAAAGATTCTGGAATGTCGATTCCGTGGGGGCCGGTCGTGGTCGAATTCGCGCCCAAGGACTCTCGGGAGTTGCGGATCCTAGTGAATGCCTAAGCTTCCATGCGTTACAGCCGGCCAGGTACTCAAGGCGTTTGAGAAGGCCGGTTTCAGCATCGATAGAACCACCGGCAGTCACCACATAATGAAAAAGGCGGGTCATCGCTATAACCTGTCTGTGCCAAAACATGGTAGCGACAACTTAGCTACCGGAACGCTCCGGTCTCTTATCCGCGATTCCGGCCTAACCGTCGAGCAGTTCACGGCCAATCTCTAAAGCCGAGCGCGAACCTCCAGCCGGCTTGCGCGCTCAATTCTACGTGTGAGTTTCAAGGCCGCAATTCGATTTCATTCTTGCGCCGCCGGGCTGCCTCGCCGGAAGCTGCGGGCGTCTGGAACGCACAGGCGTCCGATAAACGCCCGTAGGTTGGGCTTCCGCCAGCTGTCTTTTGCCCTCCCTGCCCTTCCCGCCAAACTTGGCCAATTATTCGTTGACCGTTCTTCCGAGGCGGAGCTAAAATAGTTCCATCGCGCCGGCTGTCCGGAACAACCGACGAGGTCTTCCCTTCTGCGCTGTAATTCTAAGGCGGACGTTCGTCCACAGGCTCGAGCGGGTGATTGGCCGATGAGTTCCAACCCCTCCAGCCAGACACGAATTCAAGCGCAAGCGGGCAACATGCCCCAGCGGCCTGGATCGACTCCCCACGGAGCGATCGTTCTTACCAGCGGCGGTTCGACGACGCCGATCGACGACCAACCGACGGTGATTTCCAAAGATGTGCCTCTCGGGCCGCCGCTGGCGATCACGAATCTCGCGCCCGCCGAAATGGGGCGTTTGCTTTTGGGCCAACGGCTCGGCCATTACGATCTGCTCGAGTTCGTCGGCGGCGGCGGAATGGGGGCGGTGTTCAAGGCCCACGATTCGATGCTCGACCGTGTCGTGGCCGTCAAAGTTCTCTCCAAGGTTCAGTCCGACGATGAAGAGACGCTTCGCCGATTCAAGAATGAAGCCCAGTCGGCGGCTCGGCTCGACCACGACAATATCGGCCGCGTGCATTACGTCGGCGAAGATCGCGGCTGGCACTACATCGTTTTCGAGTATATCGAAGGGGTGAATCTGCGCGATCTGGTGGTGCGCGATGGGCCGTTGCCGCTTGCCCAGGCCGTCAGCTATACGCTTCAAATTGGCGACGCGCTGGCCCATGCCAGCCAGCGCGACGTGGTGCATCGGGATATCAAACCCTCGAATGTGCTGATCACGCCCGAAGGACGGGCAAAACTGGTCGATATGGGCCTCGCCCGGTTGCACCAGGTGGCTCAGCCCGATCAAGATCTGACGGCCAGCGGGGTGACGCTCGGAACCTTCGACTACATCTCGCCCGAGCAGGCCCGCGATCCGCGCAATGCCGACGTCCGCAGCGATCTCTATTCGCTCGGCTGCACGCTTTATTTCGCGCTCACGGGCCGGCCGCCATTTCCGGAAGGCACCGTGTTGCAAAAGCTGTTGCAACACCAGGGGGACGAGCCGGTCGACGCTCGCCAATTTCGCGCGGATTTGCCCGACGAATTGGTGCGGGTCTTGAAGAAGCTGCTCGCAAAGTCGCCGCAGAATCGCTACCAGCGGCCGGATGAATTGGTGGCCGATTTGCTGACGATCGCCGCGCGATATGGGCTCGAGGTGCCGCCGCCGTCCGCGGCCCAGCGGTTTGCCGGTGTGCCGGTCGAATCGCCGCGATGGGTTCGACACTTGCCGTGGCTGGTGCCCTTGGGAGTTTTGGCGGCAGTGGTGATTTGGTTCGCCGTGTTCGGATCGAGCCGGGACGACAGTTCCGGTCCGCCGCCGATTCGGCATACCGCGCTTCGCGAGGAACCGGCCGCACCGGCAACCCAATCGCCCGAAGCATCAAACGGAGCTGCGACCGGAGCGCAGTCTGGAAGTCCGGCAACGGCATCTTCCACCGGCCCCGATTCATCGCCAATCGCTCAACCCGCCAAGACGAATGCCGCCGGCGCAGCCAGCGGTTCGGCGAAGAACACGCTTGCGTCGGACAAAACGGCGCCGCCGTTGTCCGCGGCGGCATCGGGATCTGCAAATCCCGACGCAAAATCTTCGGCCGGCGCCGGGCCGACGCTCCCCGAGCTTTCGAAAATGCCCGCGGTCGTCGGCGATTGGATCAGCGGAGTTCGCAGCCGATTGAAAACTCTACTGGCAGCAGAACCGGCGCCGGCAGGCCCATCGCAGCCGGATAGTTCGACGACGGCGCCGTTGCCGTCCGCTTCGACGACACAAGCCGTCGGAGCGAATTCGAAATCTTTGCCATCCGACGGCAACCCGACGCCAATCGATTCGGACAATCGCTCTTCGATAGCGACTTCGACCGCGAATCCCTCGGGGCCGGCCGCGACAATCGTTTCGACGCCGACCGCCGAGCGGAAGGGCCTGCTTGTCGTCGATCCGGCGATGCGAGCCCCGCGAGCGCATGGCGCGTATGCGACGTTGGCCGACGCCTGCCGTGCGGCCCGCAATGGCGATGTGATCGAGCTCCGCGCGAACGGCCCGTTGCACGAACCCCCCATCGACTTGGTCGGCTTGCGATTGACGATCCGTGCCGGCGAAGGATTTTCGCCGGTGCTTTATTTTCAACCGCAAAATGCCGATCCGCTGCGCGATTCGCACAGCATGTTGACTCTGGCCGGCAGCCAAGTGTCGCTCGTCGGCCTGCAATTGGAATTCGACGTGCCGCACGACGCGGTTGCCGAAAGTTGGTCGCTCGCCGAAATTCGGCCCGGCGAATCGTTGCGGCTCGATGGTTGCGCCGTGACGGTGAAAGATAGCGTCGAGTCGGCCGGTGCATTGCATCCCGATCTAGCGATGTTCGACATTCGAGCCGTGCCCGGCCCGGGCGTCATGTCGACGGACGACGATGCTCCCGCGATGCGGCCGCCCGCTTCTTTGCAGTTAAAGAATTGCATCCTGCGCGGCAAGGCGACCGTGGTGCGCAGCAATGAATTGCAGCCGGTGCAAATCGTGTGGGACAACGGCCTGCTGGCCACGAGCGAGCGCCTGCTTTCCGCATCGGGCGGCTCGAGCGACCCCAAGCCGCAAGGCGAAACGCAAATCGAGCTGCACCACGTGACGGCACTGATGCGCGGCGGCCTATGCCGTCTGACGAATACGCAAGACGCTCCGCAGCAATTGCCGCTCGACATCACGGCCACCGATTGTATTTTCCTCTGCGATCCGTCGGCCGCGCTCATCGAGCAATCGGGCATCGATCCGACCGACGATTTCCGGCGGCGGATCGTGTGGAACGGCGAGCGGAATTTCTACGAGGGCTTTTCGACGTTCTGGCGAATCAACGGCGCCGGCGCGGAAACCCCGGCCCAATCGACGCTGCACGATTGGCAGACCTATTGGGGCTCGCGCGAAAGCCAGCCCAGCGTGGGCAAAGTGGTATGGCAACGGTTGCCGGCGGCATCGAGCGCGATGAGCGCCGTTGCTCCCTCCGACTTCGCATTGCATGCCGGCAGCAATCCGGCGCAATCCGCCGCCGCCGATGGCAGCGACGCGGGAATGCACATCGCCCTTTTGCC is part of the Pirellulales bacterium genome and harbors:
- a CDS encoding sigma 54-interacting transcriptional regulator; this translates as MSHSAGSSRSSPGSLPSLDMVAYLVIREGTKWSDVFRLIPGQAATIGRAPTNQIVVKDERCSRAHAEVFHSKGNWILRDLESRNGTAVGELIVHGDYILHPGDVVRIGQSQLAFVHDLAKAFPDSSAVLRNLTIRSPVVGGIGATTDDTTSVLADNEPTTITHRRGQTRFLEPTVDEVATIPKVGRAAAQLCRLAFELAKAPDINSICRLALAGAFEGTQIDAGAVLLLPRPAGEQLEERELEISASRTDSEFPYHRVSSFLAATVLREGEAVLARNILDDSTLGSRDSKGEIHATSVICAPIRKGPKVTGLIHLYSTNPDRNPDPDDLEFTLAVADTVAVALENLARRQELAENLSQIRDENLQLRERLGAESEIIGNSPAMASVNRELTRAAPSRATILIRGESGVGKELVARAIHFASPRRKGPFVCLNCAALTESLLESELFGHERGAFTGATERKIGKFEAADSGTLMLDEIGEMSPTIQAKFLRVLEGHPFERVGGASAIKVDVRVIAATNRDLERAVSEGHFRRDLYFRLHVLEITVPALRKRPEDIPILAHYFLQRFNAETGRRLRGFTPAATEQITAYRWPGNVRELKNVVERAVVLTRGDVIDVEDLMLTKLSTAGDTQDVAPPAAAAFEPMSLDEVERRHILATLQATGWNKSQTANILGIERSTLDRKIRRYELDGQFPLRGHL
- a CDS encoding type II toxin-antitoxin system HicB family antitoxin is translated as MSTVELERRGDEIVRLSTLRWEDFAQKTVLECRVLLCPEEIGYSIHALDLPGVVSQGKTIKEAIENIIDAFEGSIASYKDSGMSIPWGPVVVEFAPKDSRELRILVNA
- a CDS encoding protein kinase, translated to MSSNPSSQTRIQAQAGNMPQRPGSTPHGAIVLTSGGSTTPIDDQPTVISKDVPLGPPLAITNLAPAEMGRLLLGQRLGHYDLLEFVGGGGMGAVFKAHDSMLDRVVAVKVLSKVQSDDEETLRRFKNEAQSAARLDHDNIGRVHYVGEDRGWHYIVFEYIEGVNLRDLVVRDGPLPLAQAVSYTLQIGDALAHASQRDVVHRDIKPSNVLITPEGRAKLVDMGLARLHQVAQPDQDLTASGVTLGTFDYISPEQARDPRNADVRSDLYSLGCTLYFALTGRPPFPEGTVLQKLLQHQGDEPVDARQFRADLPDELVRVLKKLLAKSPQNRYQRPDELVADLLTIAARYGLEVPPPSAAQRFAGVPVESPRWVRHLPWLVPLGVLAAVVIWFAVFGSSRDDSSGPPPIRHTALREEPAAPATQSPEASNGAATGAQSGSPATASSTGPDSSPIAQPAKTNAAGAASGSAKNTLASDKTAPPLSAAASGSANPDAKSSAGAGPTLPELSKMPAVVGDWISGVRSRLKTLLAAEPAPAGPSQPDSSTTAPLPSASTTQAVGANSKSLPSDGNPTPIDSDNRSSIATSTANPSGPAATIVSTPTAERKGLLVVDPAMRAPRAHGAYATLADACRAARNGDVIELRANGPLHEPPIDLVGLRLTIRAGEGFSPVLYFQPQNADPLRDSHSMLTLAGSQVSLVGLQLEFDVPHDAVAESWSLAEIRPGESLRLDGCAVTVKDSVESAGALHPDLAMFDIRAVPGPGVMSTDDDAPAMRPPASLQLKNCILRGKATVVRSNELQPVQIVWDNGLLATSERLLSASGGSSDPKPQGETQIELHHVTALMRGGLCRLTNTQDAPQQLPLDITATDCIFLCDPSAALIEQSGIDPTDDFRRRIVWNGERNFYEGFSTFWRINGAGAETPAQSTLHDWQTYWGSRESQPSVGKVVWQRLPAASSAMSAVAPSDFALHAGSNPAQSAAADGSDAGMHIALLPRIGAPQVAPHNSAVEPSGIKTVDPQR